In the Opitutaceae bacterium genome, one interval contains:
- a CDS encoding biopolymer transporter ExbD, with amino-acid sequence MSTLLARRRRKADINIVPLIDVLTVLIFFFLVSMQFREQLTLNLTLPQVETAGRNEFASPVIIGIDRDGIVFFNGTVADEKQLEALVKVISSQSTDVTVLIKAHEETPLNKVTQVMDTCRRSGLNKIRLQSR; translated from the coding sequence GTGAGCACACTGCTGGCCCGCCGCCGGCGAAAGGCGGACATCAATATCGTCCCGCTCATCGACGTCCTGACCGTCCTGATCTTCTTCTTCCTGGTCTCGATGCAGTTCCGGGAACAGCTGACTTTGAACCTGACCCTGCCCCAGGTTGAGACGGCCGGCCGCAACGAATTCGCCAGTCCGGTCATCATCGGCATCGATCGCGACGGGATCGTTTTCTTCAACGGCACGGTGGCCGACGAGAAGCAACTCGAGGCGCTGGTCAAGGTGATCAGCAGCCAATCGACCGATGTGACCGTCCTGATCAAGGCCCATGAGGAAACCCCCTTGAACAAGGTGACCCAGGTCATGGACACCTGTCGCCGATCGGGCCTGAACAAGATCCGCCTCCAGTCGCGGTAG
- a CDS encoding FAD-dependent oxidoreductase translates to MIGLLDCLIVGAGISGLLAARKLTESGLRVQVLEKSRGIGGRMATRRQEGEVFDHGAQFFTARDPVFQSLVKEWAEAGVAALWFEGADENRHPRFRGVPGMTAVGKHVADGISVERSVRVVSAGRAGGEWTLRCDTGRTWRARSVLFSSPVPQSLQILEAGGAELAPTLATGLAAIRYDPCLALMVALDEGNCRLEAPGWVRPVSGPISWVADNRLKGVSTSGRPALTIHAEPDFSRRHYRSDESVVVAHLLDAARDWMEGPPVFSRMHRWRFSQVAQGHPDRFALDEDRRLAFCGDAFGEPRVEGAALSGLAAAGAVEGCLR, encoded by the coding sequence ATGATCGGGCTGCTGGATTGCCTGATCGTGGGCGCGGGGATCAGCGGCCTCCTCGCGGCCCGGAAACTGACAGAGTCGGGTCTTCGGGTTCAGGTCCTGGAAAAGAGCCGGGGTATCGGCGGGCGAATGGCGACCCGTCGACAGGAGGGTGAGGTTTTTGACCACGGAGCTCAGTTTTTCACGGCTCGTGATCCGGTCTTTCAGTCATTGGTCAAAGAATGGGCGGAGGCCGGCGTGGCGGCTTTGTGGTTTGAAGGGGCGGATGAAAACCGGCATCCCCGCTTTCGCGGCGTGCCGGGAATGACGGCGGTGGGAAAACACGTCGCTGACGGGATCTCGGTCGAACGCTCGGTCCGGGTGGTTTCGGCGGGCCGGGCCGGCGGGGAGTGGACGCTTCGATGTGATACCGGGCGAACGTGGAGGGCGCGTTCGGTACTCTTCTCGTCTCCGGTTCCCCAATCCCTGCAGATTCTCGAGGCCGGTGGGGCGGAATTGGCGCCGACGCTTGCGACCGGTCTGGCCGCGATCCGCTACGACCCCTGTCTGGCCCTGATGGTTGCCTTGGACGAAGGGAATTGTCGGCTGGAAGCTCCGGGATGGGTCCGTCCCGTTTCAGGACCCATCTCCTGGGTGGCGGACAATCGATTGAAAGGCGTATCCACCTCCGGTCGGCCCGCCCTGACCATCCATGCCGAACCGGATTTCAGTCGCCGTCACTACCGAAGCGATGAGTCCGTGGTTGTCGCGCATCTGCTGGACGCGGCCCGTGACTGGATGGAAGGCCCGCCGGTCTTCAGCCGTATGCACCGCTGGCGATTCAGTCAGGTGGCCCAGGGTCATCCGGACCGGTTCGCACTTGATGAGGACCGGCGGCTGGCTTTCTGCGGCGACGCTTTCGGGGAGCCGCGGGTCGAGGGTGCCGCTCTTTCCGGACTGGCGGCGGCCGGGGCGGTCGAAGGATGCCTCCGTTAA
- a CDS encoding TIGR01777 family oxidoreductase: MNGSARRDESDSGGVTVFERELLLEAPPETVYAWHARPGAFGRLSPPWERVELVRHTGEVEDGARVRLRLSVAGMPVYWDLEHTDHQAGRQFCDRQVRGPFRSWHHLHRFEPVGPDRTLLRDRLTIGLPFGALGRLLGGGFLRRQLERLFQYRHEVTASDLRLMVQRDKEQKPPMNILVTGASGLIGETLVPFLTTQGHRVVTLGRNPDPGDSNAFQWDPDKGELDDRAFEGVEAVIHLAGANLAAGRWSSARKKAILESRVKGTRLLVERIARAGGQVRSLVSSSAIGYYGDTGETPADESSPNGRGFLAEVCRCWEEEAMKIRGSGVRLVLMRTGVVLTPKGGALGAILPVFRKGAGGPVGGGRQWMSWISVDDLAAAFLHALETESLSGPCNGVAPEPVRNADLAEILGRLLHRPAVVPVPSMALRLLFGQMADETLLASCRVLPGALEKAGFTFRHPNLDAALRHVLGLAEGSPS; encoded by the coding sequence ATGAACGGATCCGCCAGAAGGGATGAGAGTGACTCCGGCGGGGTGACGGTCTTTGAGCGGGAGCTCCTGTTGGAGGCCCCTCCGGAGACGGTCTATGCCTGGCACGCACGGCCGGGGGCTTTCGGGCGCCTTTCACCTCCCTGGGAACGGGTTGAGTTGGTCCGGCACACCGGAGAAGTGGAGGATGGAGCGAGGGTGCGGCTCCGTCTGTCGGTGGCGGGGATGCCGGTTTATTGGGATCTTGAGCACACGGACCATCAGGCGGGTCGGCAGTTCTGTGACCGCCAGGTGAGGGGTCCCTTTCGTTCGTGGCATCACCTGCATCGGTTTGAGCCGGTCGGACCGGATCGGACTCTCCTGCGGGACCGCCTTACAATCGGACTGCCATTCGGCGCCCTCGGCCGACTCCTGGGCGGCGGTTTTCTGCGTCGGCAGCTGGAAAGGCTCTTCCAATACCGGCACGAGGTGACAGCTTCAGACCTGAGACTGATGGTGCAACGCGACAAGGAGCAGAAACCGCCTATGAATATCCTCGTGACGGGAGCCTCCGGGCTGATCGGCGAAACCCTCGTTCCTTTTCTGACGACCCAGGGACATCGGGTCGTCACCCTCGGGAGAAATCCGGATCCCGGAGATTCGAACGCCTTCCAATGGGATCCGGACAAAGGGGAACTGGATGACCGGGCGTTTGAAGGAGTCGAGGCGGTCATCCATCTGGCGGGCGCCAACCTCGCGGCGGGACGATGGTCCTCTGCGCGGAAAAAGGCGATTCTGGAAAGCCGGGTGAAGGGCACCCGGTTGCTGGTTGAGCGGATTGCGCGGGCGGGGGGGCAGGTGCGCAGCCTGGTCTCGTCCTCGGCCATCGGCTATTACGGCGATACCGGGGAGACCCCGGCCGATGAGTCGTCGCCGAACGGGCGGGGCTTTCTGGCCGAGGTCTGCCGCTGTTGGGAGGAGGAGGCGATGAAGATCAGGGGTTCCGGTGTCCGCCTGGTCCTGATGCGCACCGGGGTTGTCCTGACTCCGAAGGGAGGCGCGCTTGGGGCGATACTGCCGGTCTTCCGGAAGGGAGCGGGCGGACCCGTGGGTGGAGGCCGGCAGTGGATGAGCTGGATTTCGGTCGATGACCTGGCGGCCGCCTTCCTCCATGCTCTGGAGACCGAATCCCTGTCCGGACCCTGCAACGGGGTGGCCCCTGAACCGGTCCGGAATGCCGACCTGGCAGAGATACTCGGCCGTCTCCTGCACCGCCCGGCGGTGGTGCCGGTTCCCTCGATGGCCCTGCGCCTCCTGTTTGGTCAGATGGCGGATGAGACGCTTCTGGCCAGTTGCCGGGTTCTGCCGGGGGCTCTTGAAAAGGCCGGGTTCACTTTCCGTCACCCGAATCTGGACGCCGCCCTCCGTCATGTTCTCGGTCTGGCGGAAGGGAGCCCTTCATGA
- the leuD gene encoding 3-isopropylmalate dehydratase small subunit, with the protein MPGRFSGFANWRRHSQMALQAIKRISGRGVRVPGDAIDTDRIIPARFMKCVTFDGLGEYLFYDVRKNADGSDRPHPLNDPRYKGATILLSGSNFGCGSSREHAPQALYRYGFRGIIAESFAEIFFGNCTTLGIPCFSLPKAAIEELARAVEQNPELEIVLDVEASEVRYGDVRRPAEIRNSAQSALVSGRWDPIGDLLDGLDDVRAVAGKLPYMAA; encoded by the coding sequence ATGCCCGGGAGGTTTTCGGGGTTCGCGAATTGGCGGAGGCATAGTCAGATGGCATTGCAGGCAATCAAAAGAATAAGTGGACGGGGCGTTCGTGTTCCCGGCGACGCGATCGATACCGACCGGATTATCCCGGCCCGATTCATGAAGTGCGTGACCTTCGACGGTCTCGGCGAGTACCTCTTCTACGACGTCCGCAAGAATGCCGACGGATCGGATCGACCCCATCCCTTGAACGATCCTCGTTACAAGGGCGCCACCATCCTCCTCTCCGGTTCCAATTTCGGTTGCGGGAGTTCCCGGGAGCACGCACCCCAGGCTCTTTATCGTTACGGTTTCCGGGGGATTATCGCCGAGAGTTTCGCCGAGATCTTCTTCGGCAATTGCACGACCCTGGGCATTCCCTGCTTCAGCCTGCCCAAGGCCGCCATTGAAGAACTGGCCCGTGCCGTCGAGCAGAATCCGGAGCTCGAGATCGTGCTCGATGTGGAGGCATCCGAAGTGCGCTATGGAGACGTTCGCCGACCGGCTGAGATCCGGAACTCGGCGCAGAGCGCCCTGGTTTCCGGCCGGTGGGATCCGATCGGAGACCTCCTTGACGGACTCGACGATGTGCGTGCGGTCGCCGGGAAACTGCCCTATATGGCTGCTTGA
- the leuC gene encoding 3-isopropylmalate dehydratase large subunit codes for MGKTLFEKVWDTHEVRRLSNGQTQLLIDTHLIHEVTSPQAFGMLRDLGLKVAFPHRTFATVDHIVPTDQRTEPFADPLADAMIKELKRNCDEFNITYFDIASGRQGIVHVVGPEQGITQPGTTIACGDSHTSTHGAFGAVAFGIGTTQIRDVLATQTMALGRLKVRRINVDGQLPPGVYAKDVILHIIRLLGVNGGTGFAYEYGGEVFDHFSMEERMTVCNMSIEGGARAGYVNPDETTFAFLKGRPYSPKGAAWEESVARWKSYASDPDCEYDDVVSIRAEDIPPTVTWGINPGQAISIDECVPTVEGTVAEEKELVGEALEYMKLVPGSAIKGTRIDVAFVGSCTNGRLSDFVETARFLKGRQVAPGIKAIAVPGSQAVNAICREMGIDKVFREAGFDWRDAGCSMCLAMNPDKLVGDQLCASSSNRNFKGRQGSPTGRTVLMSPVMVAAAAVKGEISDAREVFGVRELAEA; via the coding sequence ATGGGAAAGACATTATTTGAGAAAGTGTGGGACACCCACGAAGTGCGAAGGCTGTCGAACGGCCAGACGCAGTTGTTGATCGACACCCACCTGATTCATGAGGTGACGAGTCCGCAGGCCTTCGGCATGCTGCGGGACCTGGGGCTCAAGGTGGCGTTTCCGCATCGGACCTTTGCCACGGTCGACCATATCGTGCCGACCGACCAGCGGACGGAGCCCTTTGCCGATCCATTGGCCGACGCCATGATCAAGGAACTCAAACGCAATTGCGATGAGTTCAACATCACCTATTTCGACATCGCCTCCGGCCGCCAGGGCATCGTCCACGTGGTGGGTCCCGAGCAGGGCATCACCCAGCCGGGCACCACGATTGCCTGCGGGGATTCCCATACCTCGACTCACGGGGCGTTCGGCGCGGTCGCCTTCGGTATCGGGACGACCCAGATCCGCGACGTCCTGGCCACCCAGACGATGGCTCTCGGACGCCTGAAAGTCCGCCGCATCAACGTCGATGGTCAGCTGCCTCCCGGGGTTTATGCCAAGGACGTCATCCTGCACATCATCCGGCTGCTCGGCGTGAACGGCGGGACCGGGTTTGCCTACGAGTACGGCGGCGAAGTCTTCGACCATTTCTCGATGGAGGAGCGGATGACGGTCTGCAATATGTCGATCGAGGGCGGCGCGCGTGCGGGCTACGTCAATCCCGACGAGACCACCTTTGCCTTTCTCAAGGGCCGGCCCTACAGCCCGAAGGGCGCCGCCTGGGAAGAGTCGGTCGCCCGTTGGAAGTCCTATGCCAGTGATCCGGATTGTGAATACGACGATGTCGTCTCGATCCGCGCGGAGGATATTCCGCCGACCGTTACCTGGGGGATCAATCCCGGCCAGGCCATCTCGATCGACGAATGCGTTCCGACGGTCGAAGGGACCGTTGCGGAGGAAAAGGAACTGGTGGGCGAGGCCCTCGAATACATGAAACTGGTCCCGGGTTCGGCGATCAAGGGCACCCGCATTGATGTCGCCTTTGTCGGCAGTTGCACCAACGGGCGTCTTTCGGATTTTGTTGAGACCGCCCGATTCCTCAAGGGCAGGCAGGTGGCTCCGGGAATCAAGGCGATCGCGGTTCCCGGTTCCCAGGCGGTCAACGCCATCTGCCGGGAGATGGGAATCGACAAGGTATTCCGCGAGGCCGGATTCGACTGGCGCGACGCCGGTTGTTCGATGTGTCTGGCCATGAATCCGGACAAGCTGGTCGGGGATCAGCTCTGCGCGAGTTCGAGCAATCGGAATTTCAAGGGCCGTCAGGGCAGTCCGACCGGTCGGACCGTTCTGATGAGTCCGGTCATGGTCGCGGCGGCGGCGGTCAAAGGTGAAATCAGCGATGCCCGGGAGGTTTTCGGGGTTCGCGAATTGGCGGAGGCATAG
- a CDS encoding NAD(P)/FAD-dependent oxidoreductase, producing the protein MPEVVVIGGGLSGLVCGLRLQESGIDVEVLEASDAVGGRVRTDRVDGFQLDRGFQVLLDSYPQAKHWLDFEALGLRRFLPGCLIFREGRFFRLEDPFRNLSRVGASLMSPVGSLGDKLRVARLRARVTWSSLDSVLARPEMTTRESLEGEGFTKSMIESFFGPFLRGIFLDPDLLTSSRIFHWVFRLFSTGQASLPVGGMQAIPEQLAAKIHPDKLRLKTRVIGIEKGLVRLEGGKHIQARFIVVATDPSTAARLLGQPDLTIYNSVTTFYYSVEGRPVREPVLVLNGEGKGMINHLCAPTEVAAEYGPTGRSLLCLNSLGVDDRSDRRLDEAVREQMVGWFGMAVADWKLLRIDRIPCALPSQRPPALSGARKPLRVADGLYQCGDHTRFASIDGAMESGSRVAEEIFAAIHA; encoded by the coding sequence ATGCCCGAAGTCGTGGTGATTGGCGGGGGATTGTCCGGCCTGGTTTGTGGTCTCCGGTTGCAGGAGAGCGGGATCGATGTCGAGGTGCTTGAGGCCTCGGACGCGGTCGGGGGTCGGGTACGTACGGATCGGGTCGACGGTTTTCAGCTGGATCGTGGTTTTCAGGTCCTCCTCGACAGTTATCCTCAGGCAAAGCATTGGCTGGATTTTGAGGCACTCGGTCTGCGCCGTTTTCTTCCCGGCTGCCTCATTTTCCGCGAGGGTCGGTTCTTTCGCCTTGAGGATCCGTTTCGCAATTTGAGCCGGGTCGGCGCAAGCCTCATGTCGCCTGTTGGCAGCCTGGGCGACAAACTCAGGGTGGCACGGCTCCGGGCCCGGGTGACCTGGTCAAGCCTCGATTCCGTTCTTGCCCGGCCGGAAATGACAACCCGGGAGTCACTCGAGGGCGAGGGTTTTACAAAATCGATGATCGAGAGCTTCTTTGGACCCTTCCTCAGGGGGATCTTTCTCGATCCCGACCTGCTCACCTCGAGCCGCATTTTCCACTGGGTTTTTCGTTTGTTTTCCACCGGTCAGGCCAGCCTCCCGGTCGGCGGGATGCAGGCGATTCCCGAGCAGTTGGCCGCAAAAATCCATCCGGACAAACTCCGCCTCAAGACGCGGGTAATCGGCATTGAGAAGGGACTGGTCCGACTTGAAGGCGGGAAGCACATCCAGGCCCGATTCATCGTCGTGGCGACCGACCCGTCGACGGCCGCCCGATTGCTCGGACAGCCCGACCTCACGATCTACAACAGTGTGACCACCTTCTATTATTCGGTGGAGGGACGTCCGGTCCGGGAACCGGTCCTCGTGCTCAACGGTGAAGGGAAGGGGATGATCAATCATCTTTGTGCGCCGACTGAAGTCGCGGCGGAATACGGCCCGACCGGCCGAAGCCTGCTGTGTCTCAATTCGCTCGGCGTGGACGACCGGTCCGATCGTCGACTGGATGAAGCTGTCCGGGAGCAGATGGTCGGATGGTTCGGCATGGCCGTGGCCGATTGGAAACTCCTGAGAATCGATCGGATTCCCTGCGCGCTGCCTTCCCAGCGCCCGCCCGCCCTGAGCGGCGCCCGCAAGCCGCTCCGGGTGGCCGACGGGCTCTACCAGTGCGGAGACCACACCCGGTTTGCCTCGATCGACGGTGCCATGGAGTCCGGGAGCCGGGTGGCGGAGGAGATCTTTGCGGCCATCCATGCCTGA
- a CDS encoding trans-2-enoyl-CoA reductase family protein, translating into MIIRPKVRGFVCVTAHPTGCETHVKEQIDYVRRQGKINDGPKRVLVIGASTGFGLATRIVSAFGCGADTVGVFFERPAGNGRPATTGYYNSIALDKLARKEGLFAKSINGDAFSDEIKAETIEVIRKNLKTVDMVVYSLASPRRTHPRTGVIHKSTIKPIGKSFTGKTVDTDSGVISETTIEPATVEEVEDTIAVMGGEDWEMWIDALQAAGVLAPGTTTIAYDYVGPEVTWPIYTNGTIGTAKRDLRAACRRIHDRLAVSGGRAFISVNKALVSQASSAIPVVPLYISILYKIMKEMGTHEGCIEQIDRLFRTRLFNGSVPPLDGDGRIRIDDLEMRPEVQEAVARIWPEVTTENLEELTDIAGYRKEFLKLFGFGLPGIDYDADEEIELSLED; encoded by the coding sequence ATGATCATCCGACCCAAAGTGCGTGGCTTCGTCTGTGTCACCGCTCATCCGACCGGCTGCGAGACACACGTCAAGGAACAGATCGACTACGTGCGCCGCCAGGGAAAGATCAACGACGGTCCCAAACGGGTGCTCGTGATCGGCGCCTCGACGGGATTCGGGTTGGCCACGAGGATCGTCTCGGCCTTCGGCTGCGGGGCGGACACCGTGGGTGTCTTCTTTGAACGGCCGGCCGGCAACGGACGCCCGGCAACGACCGGCTACTACAACTCGATCGCTCTGGACAAGCTGGCCCGCAAGGAAGGCCTTTTCGCCAAGAGCATAAACGGCGACGCCTTTTCCGACGAAATCAAGGCGGAGACGATCGAGGTCATCCGGAAGAACCTCAAAACGGTGGACATGGTGGTCTATTCGCTGGCGTCGCCCCGGCGGACCCATCCCCGGACCGGAGTGATCCACAAGAGCACGATCAAGCCGATCGGAAAATCATTCACCGGCAAGACCGTGGATACCGACAGCGGCGTCATCAGCGAGACGACGATCGAACCGGCGACTGTCGAGGAAGTCGAAGACACCATCGCCGTGATGGGCGGCGAGGACTGGGAGATGTGGATCGACGCCCTCCAGGCGGCTGGCGTGCTCGCACCTGGAACCACCACCATCGCCTACGACTACGTGGGGCCCGAAGTGACCTGGCCCATCTACACCAACGGCACCATCGGGACCGCCAAGAGAGACCTCCGCGCCGCCTGCCGGCGGATACACGACCGACTGGCCGTGAGCGGTGGCCGCGCCTTCATCTCGGTCAACAAGGCCCTGGTCAGCCAGGCCAGCTCCGCCATCCCCGTCGTCCCCCTCTATATCTCGATCCTCTACAAGATCATGAAGGAAATGGGGACCCATGAGGGTTGTATCGAACAGATCGACCGCCTTTTCCGGACCCGCCTTTTCAACGGTTCGGTTCCCCCGCTCGACGGTGACGGACGCATCCGGATCGACGACCTCGAGATGAGGCCCGAGGTGCAGGAGGCGGTCGCGCGGATCTGGCCCGAGGTCACCACGGAGAACCTTGAGGAATTGACCGATATCGCAGGGTATCGAAAGGAATTCCTCAAGCTCTTCGGATTCGGTCTTCCCGGCATTGATTACGATGCCGACGAGGAGATCGAACTGAGCCTCGAAGACTGA
- a CDS encoding MotA/TolQ/ExbB proton channel family protein, translating into MVEILRGAGIFVYPLGLCSLVGLFIIFERLYALRRQAVLPNGLVDAIIQGKPAKGGDDSVLARILSFAEVHLHDEGAVLAFGRLEVNRMERGFVFLEIIIGAAPLIGLLGTVTGLVKVFSTISPETGLPDQAAFTQGIALALTTTVLGLAIAIPCLVGSGYLQRKVETYAVQLESLLQRIDARATESK; encoded by the coding sequence ATGGTCGAAATTCTCCGGGGTGCCGGTATCTTTGTTTATCCGTTGGGTCTTTGTTCCCTTGTCGGGCTGTTCATCATCTTTGAGCGGCTCTATGCATTGAGGCGCCAGGCGGTCCTCCCGAACGGTCTGGTCGATGCCATCATTCAGGGGAAACCCGCCAAAGGGGGGGACGATTCCGTCCTCGCGCGGATCCTTTCCTTCGCCGAAGTCCACCTGCACGATGAGGGTGCGGTTCTTGCCTTCGGTCGGCTCGAGGTCAATCGCATGGAGCGGGGATTCGTCTTCCTGGAGATCATCATCGGTGCCGCACCGCTGATTGGATTGCTCGGCACGGTCACCGGCCTGGTCAAGGTCTTCAGCACCATTTCACCCGAGACCGGTCTCCCGGATCAGGCGGCCTTCACCCAGGGAATCGCCCTCGCCCTCACCACCACGGTCCTGGGTCTCGCCATCGCCATCCCCTGCCTGGTCGGCAGCGGCTACCTTCAGCGGAAAGTGGAAACTTATGCGGTGCAGCTGGAGTCTCTGCTCCAGCGGATTGACGCCCGCGCCACCGAATCCAAGTGA
- the cysK gene encoding cysteine synthase A has product MANTHPNILAAVGRTPLIKLNRIASGIDANIYVKCEFFNPLASVKDRIGVAMIEAAEKDGRLKPGGVVIEPTSGNTGIALAFVCAAKGYRCILTMPETMSMERRVLLRLLGAEITLTPGAEGMNGAIRRAAELVVDHGGGAFMPNQFENPANPAVHRRTTAEEIWEDTDGKIDVFVAGVGTGGTITGVSEVIKGRRSLHTVAVEPEASPVISGGKSGPHKIQGIGAGFIPKNLNTAIIDEVFKVSNDDAFVTAQQVSLTDGLAVGISSGATIRAALEIGKRPEMAGKTIVVIAASPSERYLSTPLAEKARQEVAS; this is encoded by the coding sequence ATGGCAAACACCCATCCTAATATTCTCGCGGCAGTGGGTCGCACTCCGCTCATCAAATTGAACCGGATCGCATCGGGCATCGACGCCAACATTTACGTCAAGTGCGAGTTCTTCAACCCGCTGGCCAGCGTTAAGGATCGCATCGGTGTCGCCATGATTGAAGCGGCGGAGAAGGACGGGCGGCTCAAGCCGGGCGGGGTTGTCATCGAGCCGACTTCGGGCAATACCGGCATCGCCCTGGCCTTTGTCTGCGCGGCCAAAGGCTACCGATGCATCCTGACCATGCCGGAGACCATGTCGATGGAACGCAGGGTGCTACTCCGGCTTCTCGGAGCCGAGATCACGCTGACTCCGGGTGCAGAAGGAATGAACGGGGCGATTCGTCGGGCGGCCGAGTTGGTTGTCGATCACGGCGGCGGTGCGTTCATGCCGAACCAATTTGAGAATCCGGCGAATCCCGCGGTTCATCGCCGGACCACGGCTGAGGAGATCTGGGAGGATACCGACGGAAAGATCGATGTCTTCGTCGCCGGGGTAGGGACCGGCGGAACCATCACTGGGGTTTCCGAGGTGATCAAGGGACGGCGGAGCCTCCACACGGTGGCGGTCGAGCCCGAAGCCAGTCCGGTCATTTCCGGTGGAAAGTCGGGGCCCCACAAGATCCAGGGCATCGGCGCCGGATTCATCCCGAAGAACCTGAACACCGCGATCATCGACGAAGTGTTCAAGGTTTCCAATGATGATGCGTTCGTCACCGCCCAGCAGGTGTCGCTGACCGATGGCCTGGCGGTGGGCATTTCCTCCGGTGCGACGATCCGGGCCGCCCTGGAAATCGGGAAGCGACCTGAGATGGCCGGCAAGACTATCGTGGTGATCGCGGCCAGCCCGAGCGAGCGATACCTGAGCACCCCCCTGGCCGAAAAGGCCCGTCAGGAAGTCGCGTCCTGA
- the dtd gene encoding D-aminoacyl-tRNA deacylase, translated as MRAVVQRVSHASVTIGNQVHAATGPGLLVLLGIHRDDDETLAVWMAGKLARLRIFEDAEGIMNRSLLDTGGEALVVSQFTLLANHRKGNRPSFNDAARPETAIPLYERCVRELESLLGRTVATGVFGARMEIALCNDGPVTLVIDSNGG; from the coding sequence ATGCGCGCCGTTGTCCAGAGGGTCAGCCATGCATCGGTCACGATCGGGAACCAGGTGCACGCCGCGACCGGACCGGGTCTGCTGGTGCTGCTTGGGATCCATCGCGACGACGACGAAACCCTGGCCGTCTGGATGGCGGGAAAGCTGGCCCGCCTGCGCATCTTTGAGGATGCCGAGGGCATCATGAATCGCTCGCTCCTCGACACCGGGGGAGAGGCCCTAGTGGTCAGCCAGTTCACTTTGCTGGCCAATCACCGGAAAGGGAACCGTCCCTCCTTCAATGATGCGGCCCGGCCGGAGACGGCCATCCCGCTCTACGAGAGGTGTGTACGCGAACTGGAAAGTCTGCTGGGCAGAACGGTCGCGACGGGGGTCTTCGGAGCCCGGATGGAGATCGCCCTCTGCAACGACGGACCGGTCACCCTGGTCATTGATTCGAACGGGGGCTGA